DNA sequence from the Streptomyces sp. NBC_01497 genome:
GGACAGCGCCCATCCAGGTACCGCCGATGCCTGGATGCGCATCAGGAGCGGAACCCGGACGGACGCGGGGACGGGGACTCGGACGCGGGGACGGGGCTCGGACGCGGACGCGGAAAGAGCGGAACGGCACCAGGACCGGGGCCCGGCGAGAGCCCGGGACATCCCGCGGAGCCCGCATGGCGGAAGGTGGGGGAACCCCCGGGGAGTACCTGCACGAACACCTCACCCGGCACCTGATCCGGCCGTCAGGAACAGGCGCTACCGTGCGCCTATGACGACTGCTTTGATTACGGGCGCGACCGCCGGGATCGGCGCCGCGTTCGCGCGACGGCTGGCCACGGACGGGCACAATCTCGTCCTCGTGGCCCGGGATGTGGAGCGGCTGCGCGACTACGCCACGGAGCTCCACGACCGCCACGGCATCGAGGCCGAGGTGCTCTCCGCGGACCTGTCGAGGGACGGTGGCATCGAGGCCGTCGAGAAGCGGCTCTCCGACGCCAGACACCCCGTCGATCTGCTCGTCAACAACGCGGGGTTCGGGGCGAAGGGGAAGTTCCTCGACGTCCCGCTCGGCGACGAACTCGCCATGCTGAAGGTGCACTGCGAGGCGGTACTCCGGCTCACCTCTGCGGCCGTCACCTCCATGCGGGCGCGCGGACGCGGCGCCGTCGTCAATGTCGCGTCCGTCGCCGCCTTCGTGCCCCGCGGCACCTACGGGGCTTCGAAGGCATGGGTCGTCCAGTTCACCCAGGGCGTGGCCCGCGACGTCGCGGGCTCCGGCGTACGGATGATGGCGCTGTGCCCCGGGTTCGTACGGACGGAGTTCCACGAGCGCGCGGGGCTGGGAACGGACAACATCCCCGGCTGGATGTGGCTGGACGCGGACAAACTCGTGGTGGCCGCGCTCGCGGACCTGGCACGCGGCAAGTCGCTCTCCATCCCGGACCCCCGCTACAAGGCGCTGATGGGCGCGGCGAAGCTCGCACCGCGCGGTCTGCTCGGCGGCATCTCCTCCAGGGCCGGGCGCAAGTACGGGCCACGGGACCTGGCCGACGACAACGAGGGCAGCGGCGGCGGTGACGCCGGCGGCAGCCGTGGTCCGGGCGCGGGCGGCGGGACGACCGCCGACTGACGAGCGGGCCCGCCCCCGCCGCCGGGGCTCCTCCTGCCGGGACTCCTCCTGCCGGGGCTCCTCCGACGCCGGGGCTCCTCCTGCCGGCCGGGCCTCCTCCTGCGACCGGCGCCCGGGTGCCGTGTCCGGCCGCGCCTCCCTCGATTACAGTGATCGAATGATCGAACCATGCCTCGGTTCGATCGACGCATCCGATCGGCGTACCCGATCGAGGGACATAGGGAGAGACGCCGCCGTGCGTGAAGGGGCCGCAGAACGCCACGACCGACTGCTGAACCTGGTGCGCGAGCGCGGTACGGTCCGCGTCGCCGACCTTGCCGTCCAGCTCGCGGTGTCGCCGGTGACGGCACGCCGCGACGCCGAGGCACTGGCAGCCCGGGGGCTGCTGGACCGGGTGCACGGCGCGGTGTCGTGGCCACAGCGGCGGGGCCCCTCCGGTACGGCGCCCGGCGGGGGCAGCCCGGTGATCGGCATGCTCGCGCCGGCCGCCGGCTACTACTTCGCGGACATCATCCGGGGCGCCCACGAGGCGGCCGCGCGACTCGGCGCCCGGCTGATCCTGCGGGTCTCCGACTACCGCCCCGAGGACGACGCGTCCCATGCGGCGGGACTGCTCGCCGCCGGCGCCGAGGGCCTGCTCGTCGCGCCGAGCTGGACCCGGCCCGAACACCCGGCCCGGTACGCCGACTGGATCGCCCGGCTGCCCGTGGACACCGTGCTCGTGGAACGTACGGGCGAGCCGGGCGGTCCGCTCGACGGCATGGACCGGGTCAGCTCGGACCACGCGCACGGCGTGCTGATCGCGGTGCGCCACCTGGTGCGGCTCGGGCACGGCACGCCGGTGCTCCTCGCGCGCTCGGACAGCCCCACCGCGCAGGCCGTGCGGCTCGGTTACACGCAGGCGCTGGCCGCGCTCGGGCTCGACGCGAGCGTCCCCGTACTTCAGTCGGCACCCCCCGCGCCGGGACCCGGGGGTTTCGAGGCCGCCGCCCGCACGCTCCTCGGGCTCGTACGGGAGGGGCGGGCCACGGCCGCGCTCATGCACAACGACGAGGACGCCACGCGCATGGTGCGCCGGCTGGCCGAGTTGGGCGTCAAGGTCCCCGGTGACCTCGCACTCGTCACGTACGACGACGAGGTCGCGGCGCTCGCCGACACGCCGCTGACGGCCGTCGCCCCGCCCAAGCAGGCCGTCGGGCGCAGCGCGGCCGAGCTACTGGTGGAGCGGCTGACGGCGGGCGAGGCGGGCCGGGACGCGCCTCGCCGCCATCTGGAACTGCTGCCGGCGCTGCGGGTGCGGGAGTCGTGCGGCGCCGCGGCGGGCACGCCGTACGGGCAGCCCGCCACGACCGCCTGACCCGCCGCCCTGCTCTCCCGCTCTCCCGCTCTCCCGCTCTCCCGCCAGCCGCGACCCCACCTCTCCGCGGCCGTTCCGCGCCCGACCCGCGCCCGGCCCCGTGTCGGCTCCGTGTCGGCTCCGTGTCGGCTCCGGGCGGGCCGGTTACGCGTGATCGTTCCCGCGCCACACCCCCTTCTTCGATCATTTTTCGATCAATCAATCTTTCGCTCTTGACTTCGCTCACGGCGGATCGAAGTATCACCGCGACCGTCCGTCCCCGACGAAGAGGAGCAGCGCCGTGAGCCGCAGTTGGTCCCGGCCCCTACGAACAGCCGTGGGAGCCGCCGCCGCGTTCGTCTCGCTCGCCGTGATCGCGGCGTGCGGCGGTGCGGCGCAGGCCCCCGCCGAAGGCACCAGGGCGCATCCCGTCACCGTCACCTTCTGGGCCTGGACCAAGGGTTCGCAGCAGGTCGCGGACGAGTTCAACGCCACGCACGACACGATCAAGGTCAAGTTCGAGGAGATCCCCTCCGGCGGACTCGGCGGCTACCCGAAGATCGCCAACGCGGTGAAGGCGGGCATCGCGCCCGACGTGCTCTCCATCGAGTACCCCTCGCTCGCCCAGTTCGTGAGCCAGGGCTCGCTGCAGGACATCAGCCGGTACATGACGCCCGCGGTCAAGAAGCAGTTCCTGCCGCAGACCGTCCAGTTGACGACGATGGGCGGCAGGAACTGGGCAGTACCCTCGGACGCCTCGCCGCAGATCTTCTACTACCGCAAGGACTTCTTCACGCAGCACCACATCGCGCTGCCGAAGACCTGGGCCGAGTTCCGCACGGCCGCCGAGGAGGTGAAGAAGGCCGCACCCGACACCCGGATCGCCACCTTCTTCCCCGACGACCCGACGTTCTTCCAGACGATGGCCTGGCAGGCGGGCGCCTCGTGGTTCACCACGAAGAACGGGGCCTGGCGGGTGGACACGACCGACCCGGCCACGCGCAAGGTCGCGACGTACTGGCAGGGCCTGATCGATGCCCACCTGATCAGCACCGCGCCGTCGTACAGCCCCGAGTGGACCGCGTCCCTCAAGGCGGGCACCACCGTCGGCTACCTGGGCGCCTCCTGGGGCGCCGGCACGCTCGCCGGGATCGTGCCCGAGGAGAAGGGCAAGTGGGCGGCGATGCGGATGCCCAGCTGGGACGCGGCCCACCCGAGCGTCGGGATGAGTCAGGGCTCCACGTTCGCGGTCTCCAAGAACAGCAAGAAGACCGCCGCCGCGATGACGTTCATCCTCTGGATGGCCACGTCCAAGGACTCCGTGCGGGCGCGCGTCAGCGCCAGTACCTCCACCGCGCTCCCGGCCGCGCCCGCCCTCGTGCCCGTCGCCCGCAAGGCCATCGACACGAGCTTCTACGGCGGCCAGGACCTCTACGGCCTGTACGAGAAGGCCGGCGCGACCATCGACCCGGACTGGCTGTGGGGCCCGACCGCCGCCGCGAACAACACCCTGAGGGACCAGTTGCACGGGGTCGTCGGCGGCAGCACGACGCTGCCCCGCGCCATCACCACCACCCAGAGCGCCACCGTGGCCGCCCTGCGCAAGAGCGGTCTGAAGGTCGAGGACGCCTCATGAGCGGTCAGACAGGCACCGGCAGCACGGGCGGCCGAGGCCGGACCGGTACCGGCAGCGGCAGCGGCAGCACCGGCAGCGATACCGGCACGGGCACCCACGACGCCGGAGGCGGCAGCACCGGCGAAGGGGCCCCGTCAGGCGTCGCCGTGGTCGCGGCCGGTCCGGCCGGCCGCGACCCGCGGGGCTCCGCGGTGGGCGGGCGCCTCACGGCGCGCCGCGGTCCGGACCGCACCGGCATGGCGGCCGGCATGCTGCTCACGCCCTTCTTCGTCCTGTTCACCGTCGCGATGCTGATCCCCGTCGGCTACGCGATCTGGCTGAGCCTGTTCACACAGAAGCTCTCCGGGCTCGGCTTCAGCGGCCCGCGCAACGTCTTCGACGGCCTGGGCAACTACGTCGACACCCTCGGCGACGCCGCGTTCCGGCACGGCTTCTGGGAGCTCGGCGGGTATGTGCTGTTCTACATCCCGATCATGGTCGGCGGGGCGCTCGCCGTCGCCTTGCTGCTGGACACCGCGATAGCCCGCGCCCGGCGCTTCTTCCAGCTCGCGCTGTTCCTGCCGCACGCCATCCCCGGCCTGATCGCGGCGCTCATCTGGGTGTACCTCTACACACCGGGCCTCAGTCCGGTCGTCAGCGCGTTGCACTCGGGCGGCATCGGACTGGACCTGTTCTCCTCCAACGGCGCGCTGCCCTCGGTGGTCAACATCGCGGTGTGGGAATGGCTCGGCTACAACGTGGTGATCTTCTACGCCTCCCTGCAGGCCGTGGACCGCTCACTGCTGGAGGCCGCCGCCGTCGACGGCGCGGGCAACTGGCGCCTGGCGTTCGGCATCAAGCTCCCGCTCATCCGCTCCTCGGTCTTCCTGGTGCTCCTGTTCACGGTCATCGGCTCGCTCCAGCTGTTCACCGAACCGCTGCTGCTGTCGAACTCCGGGTCGTCCATCACCAGCGCGTGGACCCCCAACATGTACGCCTACACCGAGGCGTTCCAGCTCAACGACTACGGGCGGGCCGCCGCCGCGTCCGTCCTCATCGCCCTGATCGCCGCCGTGCTGTCCTTCGGCGTCACCCGCATCGCCAACCGGAAGGGAGCACGGGCATGACCACGTCGCTCATCGTCGACCCGGCCGACCAGCGCGCCTCCGGGCGTGGCGAGCGCGCCGCCGCCCCCGCGGGCCACAGGCCGGGCGGCAACCGCTGGCTGTCGCGCACCGCCGTCAACGGGCTGCTCGCCATCGCCGCCGCATACACCCTCTTCCCGCTGGTCTGGCTGGTCACAGCCGCGACCAAGGACGCCGGCAACATCCTCGGCGGCAACGTCTTCTCCTTCGAGGGCTTCGACTTCGGCCACAACCTGTCGACCCTCGCGAGCTACGACGGCGGCATCTACTTCCGCTGGTACGGCAATTCACTGCTCTACGCGGGTCTCGGCGCGCTCGGCTGCTCGCTCGTCAGCGTGGCGGCGGGCTACGCCTTCGACAAGTACCGCTTCCGGGGCAAGGAGAAGCTGTTCGCCGTCGTCCTGCTCGGCGTGCTGCTGCCGTCGACGGCACTGTCCCTGCCGCTCTACCTGCTCGCGGTCACGACGCACACCGTCAACACGTACTGGTCGGTGCTGATCCCCGTCCTGGTCAACCCCTTCGGGGTCTACCTCTCCCGTATCTTCAGCGCCGGATACATACCGGACGAGGCGCTGGAGGCCGCGCGGATCGACGGCGCGGGCGAGATGCGGGTCTTCTGGTCGATCGGGCTGCGCATGGTCATGCCCGGTTTCGTGACCGTCTTCCTCTTCCAGTTCACCGCGATCTGGAACAACTTCTTCCTCCCCCTCGTGATGCTGTCGAACAAGAACCTCTATCCGCTGAGCCTCGGCCTCTACAACTGGCACAGCAACGCCAACGCGACGCCCGACTTCTACCCGATGGTCGTGTCGGGCTCGCTGCTGGCCGTCCTCCCCCTGATCGTCGCCTTCATCACCCTGCAACGGCACTGGAAGGCTGGGCTGACGGCGGGCAGCGTCAAATGACCGGAGCGGGCCCGGTCGACGGCCCCCGTCCGGCCGCCGTCCGGGCCCGGCACACCCACCCGGCACCACCCGTCCGAGGAGTACGAGTCCCACCATGCACGACGCCACTGACAATCGCCCCGCCGCGCTGCTCGCGATGGCCCCGGGGGTCGCGGACCGGCTGTTCACCGCGGCCCACCGGGACCGGCTGACCGGGCTCGTGCGCACCGATCCCGACCTGATCGCCGGCGATCTCACGGCGCCCGGGCCGGCCGTGGCCGCCGCGCTCGCCGAGGCCGAGGTGCTGCTGACGTGCTGGGGCGTGCCACCGATCACGGCGTCCGTGCTGGCCGCGGCGCCCCGGCTGCGGGCGGTCGTGCACGCCGCGGGCACCGTCAAGCACCACATCACCGACGCGTGCTGGGAACGCGGCATCGCCGTCAGCTCCGCCGCCGCGGCCAACGCGCTGCCGGTGGCCGAGTACACGCTCGCCGCGATCCTGTTCGCCGGCAAGCGGGTCCTCGCGTCGGCGCGCGGCTACCGGGAACTGCGCGCCGCGCACGACTGGCACGGTGCCCTGACCGACGCCGGCAACTACCGCCGTACGGTGGGCATCGTCGGCGCGTCCCGGATCGGACGCCGGGTCATCGACCTGCTGCGCCCGTTCGACCTGCGGGTCCTGCTGTACGACCCGTACGTTGACGCGGCCGAGGCCGCCGCGCTCGGCGTCACCTCCGTAGCGCTGGACGAGCTCTGCGCGCGCAGCTCGGTCCTCTCCGTGCACGCGCCCCAACTGCCCGCCACGCACCACCTGATCGGGGCGTCCCAGCTGGCGGCGATGGCGGACGGATCGACCCTCGTCAACACCTCACGCGGGTCGCTGATCGACGAGGACGCGCTGCTGCCCGAGCTGGTCTCGGGCCGCCTGCACGCGGTGCTCGACGTGACCGAGCCCGAACTGCCGCCGCCCGGGTCACCGCTGTACGACCTGCCGAACGTGCTGCTCACCCCGCATGTGGCGGGCTCGCTCGGCAACGAGACCCACCGCATGGCCGATCACGCACTGGACGAGATCGAGCGCTTCACGAAGGGCGAGCCCTTCGCCGAACCCGTACTCCCTGCCGCGCTGCACCTCTCCGCGTGACTCACGCGGCGCGCCAGGGGTGGACGCGGGGCCCGGTGCCGCCTTCGGGGGGAGGCACCGCGCCCCGTCGGCCCGCCCGGGGCAACATCGCCACGGCGGCGCGCGGGACACCTGCCGGCACGGCGCGCACGGCCCCGGCGCCCGGGGACCACGTGAACGGGCGAGGCCCGGCACCTCCCACAGGGGGGTGCCGGGCCTCGCCCGTTCGGCGTCGCGCGCGGCGCGTCAGCGCGTCACGCGGTCGGCCCGTGCGTCAGTGCGAGTGACCGTGGCCGCCGGCCGCGGGCTCTTCGTCCTCGGCCGGCTTCTCGACGACCAGGGTCTCGGTCGTGAGCAGCAGCGACGCGATGGACGCGGCGTTCTCCAGGGCGGAGCGCGTCACCTTGACCGGGTCGATGACGCCGGCCTTGACCAGGTCGACGTAGTCGCCGGTCGCGGCGTTGAAGCCGTGACCCTTGTCGAGCTCCGACACCTTGGAGGTGATGACGTAGCCCTCAAGGCCCGCGTTCTCGGCGATCCAGCGCAGCGGCTCGACGACGGCACGGCGGACGACCGCGACACCGGTCGCCTCGTCGCCCTCCTTGCCGAGGCTGTCCTCCAGCACCTTGGCCGAGTGGACCAGGGCGGAGCCACCACCGGAGACGATGCCCTCCTCGACCGCGGCGCGGGTCGCGGAGATGGCGTCCTCCAGACGGTGCTTCTTCTCCTTCAGCTCCACCTCGGTGGCGGCACCGACGGAGATCACGCACACGCCGCCGGCCAGCTTCGCGAGACGCTCCTGGAGCTTCTCGCGGTCCCAGTCGGAGTCCGTGGTCTCGATCTCGGCCTTGATCTGGTTGACGCGGCCGGCCACGTCACCGCTGTTGCCGCCACCGTCGACGATGGTCGTGTCGTCCTTGGTGACGGTGACACGGCGGGCGGAGCCCAGCACGTCCAGACCAGCCTGGTCGAGCTTGAGGCCGACCTCCTCGGCGATGACGGTCGCGCCCGTGAGGGTGGCGATGTCGCCGAGCATGGCCTTGCGGCGGTCACCGAAACCGGGGGCCTTGACGGCCACCGCGTTGAACGTGCCGCGGATCTTGTTGACGACCAGGGTCGACAGGGCTTCGCCCTCGACGTCCTCGGCGATGATCAGCAGCGGCCTGGAGCCACCCGCCTGGATGACCTTCTCCAGCAGCGGCAGCAGGTCCTGGATGGAAGCGATCTTGCCCTGGTTGATCAGGATGTACGGGTCGTCGAGGACGGCCTCCATACGCTCCTGGTCGGTCACCATGTACGGGGACAGGTAGCCCTTGTCGAAGGCCATGCCCTCGGTGAAGTCGAGCTCCAGGCCGAAGGTGTTGGACTCCTCGACGGTGATGACACCGTCCTTGCCGACCTTGTCCATCGCCTCGGCGATGAGCTCGCCGACCTGCTGGTCCTGCGCGGAGAGCGCGGCCACGGCGGCGATGTCGGACTTGTCGTCGATGGGGCGCGCGGTCTCCAGGAGGTCCTTGGAGATCGCGGCGACGGCGGCGTCGATACCGCGCTTGAGGGCGGCCGGGGAGGCGCCCGCGGCCACGTTGCGCAGGCCCTCGCGGACCAGCGCCTGGGCGAGCACCGTGGCGGTGGTGGTGCCGTCACCCGCGATGTCGTTGGTCTTGGTCGCCACCTCCTTCACGAGCTGGGCGCCGAGGTTCTCGAACGGGTCGTCGACCTCGACCTCGCGCGCGATGGTGACGCCGTCGTTGGTGATGGTGGGGGCGCCGAACTTCTTGTCGATGACGACGTTGCGGCCCTTGGGGCCGATCGTCACCTTCACCGTGTCGGCAAGCTTGTTGACGCCGCGCTCGAGGGCGCGACGGGCGTCCTCGTCGAACTTCAGGATCTTCGCCATGGGAGCTTCCGTGTCCTCTCAGACGACCTGCGCCCCTGTCCGCCCGGCGTACGCAGGGAGGCCAGGGGCGCAGGTCGGAAAAGCGTTTCTGGGGTGAATTACTTCTCGATGATCGCGAGTACGTCGCGAGCCGAGAGGACGAGGTATTCCTCGCCGCTGTACTTCACCTCGGTGCCGCCGTACTTGCTGTACAGAACGACATCGCCGACGGAAACGTCGAGCGGCAGGCGCTCGCCGTTCTCGAAACGGCCCGGACCGACAGCAAGGACGACGCCCTCCTGGGGCTTCTCCTTGGCAGTGTCCGGGATGACCAGGCCAGAGGCCGTGGTCTGTTCGGCGTCGAGCGGCTGGACCACAATGCGGTCCTCAAGCGGCTTGATGGCAACCTTGGTGCTGGCGGTCGTCACGATCCGACCTCCCCCTTCGGTGATCTCACGGGGTTGACTGTCTGAGGGTGGCGACCAGGTGGATCCGTCGTCGCGGGTGCCGGACCTGCCCGTCGCGCGTTCTGGCACTCTCACTTGCTGAGTGCCAGAGCCGAGACTATGGCCGCGATTAGCACTCGGTCAAGCGGAGTGCCAGTCGGCGTGAGTCGCGGCGTCGCGCGAGAGGGCGCGAAGCGGGGGTCCGGGCGCCGGATCGGGGTGTGCGTCCGGTGATCGCGCGGGGGGCGCGGCCAGGGACGGACATGATCCGGGCCAGGATCACGGCTCTCGTGACACCGTATGCCGTACCCGCCGCGAGCGGTCGACGCCGTGCCCGTGAAACGGGGCCCGAACTTCCGTCCGGCGGACCCCGGCGGGGCAGCCGCGGGAGCCGAGGGTCGGAGGAGGCCGTGCGGGGGCGGCGCACAACGGCACGCACGCGGACGAGGGCGCGGGGGTCCGGCACTGGGGAGATCCGGTACTGCGGGGATCCGGTACCCCGGGGGTCCGCGACCGCGGGGCTGCGGGGCTGCGGGGCTGCGGGGCTGCGGGTTCAGGCCTTCTCGTTGTGCGAGACGGCGTACGCGACCATCGCCGAGTCCAGGTAGGCGTGCACCTCCACGATGGTCGCCCCCGGCCCCGCACCGTCGAACCGGCAGATCCAGCAGTACTCGTTGTCGAAGGGCGCCCCGTCGCTCATGGTCGAGGTCGCGAGCAGTTCGACGATCGTGGTGTCACCGTCGAGGTGGAGCCGCTGGAGCTTCAGCCGCACGCCTTCCTTCATCACGCGGGACAGGCGCTCGAAGGTCGCGTCCGTGAACGCCTTCTTGCTGAAGTACGTGCCGCCGAGCGGATGGGTACCCATCACCGTCCAGTGCACGTCGTCGGAGACCCGGGCGAAGAACTCGCCTTGCGTGGCCGGATCCTCCAGCTTCGAGAACAGTTCGGTCCGGTCGTCGCGCTCGGTACCCATGAGGAATCACTCCTTCCGCCTTCCACCGTAGGCGGGGAGGCGGGCCCGGCGCCTGCCGCCGGACGGCTCCGGACAGCGGGCCCGGTCAGGCGCCGGGAACCGGCCCGCCCGGCGCGGCGGAGCCCGCCGCCACGGGCCGTTGACGCCCGTACCGAAGGCCCGGCGGCGCGGCGCGGCGGTCACCCGGGTCGCCAGCCACCCGGCCACCCGACCGCTCGGCGACCCGGTGATGGCGATCCGGCGACCCGCCACCGGGCCCCCGGGCGGAGCCGGCCGGACCCTCAGACGTAGTCCTCCAGCCGGGCGACGGCGTAGCCCTGGTCCGTGATCCGCTTGAGCAGGTTCCGGATGTTCTCCACCATCGTGGCGTTCCACTCCGAGAGGCCCTGGAAGTGCGTGAGGATGATGTCGCCCGGCTCGAAGTGCTGGGCCTCGTCCCGCCAGTCCATGTGGGTCGGGAACGCCTCGGTCTCCCACAGCGGGAACGCCTTGATCCCACAGGATCTGGCGATGCGCAGGGTGTCGCCGTTGTAGTTGCCGTACGGCGGGCGGAAGAGGGTCGGCCGCTTGCCGTACTCCCTCGCGAGCTTGTCCTGCTGGTCGCAGATCTCGTGCTTCTGCTGCGCGTAGGTCAGACCCGGGAGGTACGGGTGGGTCAGGGTGTGGTTGCTGAGGGTGACGCCCGAGGCCTGCACCTGGGTGAAGTAGCCGTAGTCGTCGCTGATCAGGTAATCGCTGAGGAAGGCGCTGTACGGGACGTGCAGCGCCGACATCATCCTGATGAACTGCGGCTCCTTCTCCGAGCCGTCGTCGATCGTGATGAAGACGATCTTGTCCTTGGTGGGGATGCGCGTGAACACGGGCGGGAGGCCCGGGTCACCGCCCTCCGCCTCGAATCCCTTGCGCGTGGGGATGACCGGCTTGACGGCGGGCGGCGGAGGCGGAATCAGCGGCGCCGCGGCCAGGCCCCATGTCCTCGCGGTCGCGAGCCGGGCAGCGGCGGTGGCCTTCAGGCGTGCGGCGTACGAGGACAGTCCGCCGGCGGCCTCGGCCGGGTGCCGCCCCGGGCGCGCGGCGGCGGCACCGGGGGCGGGCTCGGCCGCCGGCCCGTGCGCGGGCTTCGCGGCGGGGTGGTGCGAGGCCCTGGCCCCGGGGTGGTGCGAGGGGTCCGCGGACGGCCGGCTGCCGGACGTGTGGGAGGGGCCCGCGGAGCCCGGCGAGGCGGCCCGGGACGGGGACCCCGTGGCGGCCCTGCCCGGGGACCCCGAGGTGGCCGGGGACACGGAGGTGGTCGGGGACGCGGAGGCGGACGGCGACCCCGACGGCGACCCCGACGGCGACGAGGACGGGGACGCCGGCGCGGCGACCGATCCGGAGGTCCCGGACGGGGAAGCCGTGCCCGAGGGAGCGCCCGTCCCGGACGCGGACGGGGAGGCGGCGATCCCCGCCGCACCGGCGAGGCGGGGCGCGCCGGCCTTCCCCGCCTCGGCACCGAGCCCGGTGTCGCCCGCCGAGCAGCCGGAGGAGAGCGCGGCGACGGCGGCGACCGAGGCAGCGAGGAGCGCCGAGACGACGACGCGCCCCGGCCGCCCGCCTCCCCGTCCGGAGCGGCCCGCCTCCCCCGAGCGTCTCTCCCGTTCTCGCCGCCGGCCCCGGCGTGGAACCCGGCCCGCCGGATCCTGGACGCGAACCTGGGCCGGGTGGTGAACCGGATCCGGAACCGCGTCCTGACCCGTACCCGGACGCGGATGCCCGTCAGCACTACGGAGCAATTGTTCTGTTTGTCGTACTAGTCGCATGGCGTCGCATCCTGTCAGCGCCGGGCGCCGTCCGACCGCAGACACCGCCGCCGGGCGGTCGCGGTCCCCCGCCTGGCCGACACCGGCCGCCGCCCGACGACAATGGGCCGGTGACCGAAGAACCCCCGCCCAGCCTCGCCCCCCTGCTCACCCCCGAGGGCCAGGCCCTGCTCGCGGAGTTGCGCGACCACGACCCGGCGCGGGAACTGGCCCTCGCCACCCGCCTGCGCCGCGACCACCCCGCCGAACTGGTGTCGGCGGTACTCGGACAGGCACGGCTCCGGCAGCGGGCCGTGGCGAAGTTCGGCGCCGAGGACGCGTACCGGATGTACTTCACGCCGAACGGTGTCGAACAGGCCACCCGTACCGTCGTCGCCGCCCACCGCGCGGCCCGCTTCCGCGCGCTCGGCGCGACGCGGGTGACCGACCTGTGCTGCGGGATCGGCGGCGACGCGGTGGAGCTCGTCCGGGCGGGCATCACCGTCACCGGCGTCGACCTGGATCCGCTGACCTGCGAGATCGCCGCCGCCAACATCCATGCGCTGGCACCGGCCGGACCGCCCGCGACCGTGGTGCGCGCCGACGTCACGACGTACGACCTGACGGGCACGCGGGCACTGTTCGTCGACCCGGCGCGGCGGCGCGGCTCGGGCAGGATCTTCGACCCCGAGGCGTACTCCCCGCCGCTGTCCTGGGCGATCGAAGCGGTACGGCGTACGGGCCTCGGCGCGATCAAGATCGCCCCCGGCATTCCGCACGAACTGGT
Encoded proteins:
- a CDS encoding ABC transporter substrate-binding protein is translated as MSRSWSRPLRTAVGAAAAFVSLAVIAACGGAAQAPAEGTRAHPVTVTFWAWTKGSQQVADEFNATHDTIKVKFEEIPSGGLGGYPKIANAVKAGIAPDVLSIEYPSLAQFVSQGSLQDISRYMTPAVKKQFLPQTVQLTTMGGRNWAVPSDASPQIFYYRKDFFTQHHIALPKTWAEFRTAAEEVKKAAPDTRIATFFPDDPTFFQTMAWQAGASWFTTKNGAWRVDTTDPATRKVATYWQGLIDAHLISTAPSYSPEWTASLKAGTTVGYLGASWGAGTLAGIVPEEKGKWAAMRMPSWDAAHPSVGMSQGSTFAVSKNSKKTAAAMTFILWMATSKDSVRARVSASTSTALPAAPALVPVARKAIDTSFYGGQDLYGLYEKAGATIDPDWLWGPTAAANNTLRDQLHGVVGGSTTLPRAITTTQSATVAALRKSGLKVEDAS
- the groL gene encoding chaperonin GroEL (60 kDa chaperone family; promotes refolding of misfolded polypeptides especially under stressful conditions; forms two stacked rings of heptamers to form a barrel-shaped 14mer; ends can be capped by GroES; misfolded proteins enter the barrel where they are refolded when GroES binds), translating into MAKILKFDEDARRALERGVNKLADTVKVTIGPKGRNVVIDKKFGAPTITNDGVTIAREVEVDDPFENLGAQLVKEVATKTNDIAGDGTTTATVLAQALVREGLRNVAAGASPAALKRGIDAAVAAISKDLLETARPIDDKSDIAAVAALSAQDQQVGELIAEAMDKVGKDGVITVEESNTFGLELDFTEGMAFDKGYLSPYMVTDQERMEAVLDDPYILINQGKIASIQDLLPLLEKVIQAGGSRPLLIIAEDVEGEALSTLVVNKIRGTFNAVAVKAPGFGDRRKAMLGDIATLTGATVIAEEVGLKLDQAGLDVLGSARRVTVTKDDTTIVDGGGNSGDVAGRVNQIKAEIETTDSDWDREKLQERLAKLAGGVCVISVGAATEVELKEKKHRLEDAISATRAAVEEGIVSGGGSALVHSAKVLEDSLGKEGDEATGVAVVRRAVVEPLRWIAENAGLEGYVITSKVSELDKGHGFNAATGDYVDLVKAGVIDPVKVTRSALENAASIASLLLTTETLVVEKPAEDEEPAAGGHGHSH
- a CDS encoding carbohydrate ABC transporter permease codes for the protein MAAGMLLTPFFVLFTVAMLIPVGYAIWLSLFTQKLSGLGFSGPRNVFDGLGNYVDTLGDAAFRHGFWELGGYVLFYIPIMVGGALAVALLLDTAIARARRFFQLALFLPHAIPGLIAALIWVYLYTPGLSPVVSALHSGGIGLDLFSSNGALPSVVNIAVWEWLGYNVVIFYASLQAVDRSLLEAAAVDGAGNWRLAFGIKLPLIRSSVFLVLLFTVIGSLQLFTEPLLLSNSGSSITSAWTPNMYAYTEAFQLNDYGRAAAASVLIALIAAVLSFGVTRIANRKGARA
- a CDS encoding carbohydrate ABC transporter permease, with amino-acid sequence MTTSLIVDPADQRASGRGERAAAPAGHRPGGNRWLSRTAVNGLLAIAAAYTLFPLVWLVTAATKDAGNILGGNVFSFEGFDFGHNLSTLASYDGGIYFRWYGNSLLYAGLGALGCSLVSVAAGYAFDKYRFRGKEKLFAVVLLGVLLPSTALSLPLYLLAVTTHTVNTYWSVLIPVLVNPFGVYLSRIFSAGYIPDEALEAARIDGAGEMRVFWSIGLRMVMPGFVTVFLFQFTAIWNNFFLPLVMLSNKNLYPLSLGLYNWHSNANATPDFYPMVVSGSLLAVLPLIVAFITLQRHWKAGLTAGSVK
- a CDS encoding hydroxyacid dehydrogenase, translated to MHDATDNRPAALLAMAPGVADRLFTAAHRDRLTGLVRTDPDLIAGDLTAPGPAVAAALAEAEVLLTCWGVPPITASVLAAAPRLRAVVHAAGTVKHHITDACWERGIAVSSAAAANALPVAEYTLAAILFAGKRVLASARGYRELRAAHDWHGALTDAGNYRRTVGIVGASRIGRRVIDLLRPFDLRVLLYDPYVDAAEAAALGVTSVALDELCARSSVLSVHAPQLPATHHLIGASQLAAMADGSTLVNTSRGSLIDEDALLPELVSGRLHAVLDVTEPELPPPGSPLYDLPNVLLTPHVAGSLGNETHRMADHALDEIERFTKGEPFAEPVLPAALHLSA
- a CDS encoding substrate-binding domain-containing protein — translated: MREGAAERHDRLLNLVRERGTVRVADLAVQLAVSPVTARRDAEALAARGLLDRVHGAVSWPQRRGPSGTAPGGGSPVIGMLAPAAGYYFADIIRGAHEAAARLGARLILRVSDYRPEDDASHAAGLLAAGAEGLLVAPSWTRPEHPARYADWIARLPVDTVLVERTGEPGGPLDGMDRVSSDHAHGVLIAVRHLVRLGHGTPVLLARSDSPTAQAVRLGYTQALAALGLDASVPVLQSAPPAPGPGGFEAAARTLLGLVREGRATAALMHNDEDATRMVRRLAELGVKVPGDLALVTYDDEVAALADTPLTAVAPPKQAVGRSAAELLVERLTAGEAGRDAPRRHLELLPALRVRESCGAAAGTPYGQPATTA